The sequence AGGGACTGTGTTGCTCTGGATGCTTGTTGCAGACAAGCTCTATGAGTATGTGATGAAGACTAAATCGGCAAGCATACCAGAATTGATAGGCAATCTATATGATAGCACGCTAGCGAGAATGATAGCGTCAACAGTTATAGCAACTCTATTCACTTTTTATCTCGCCGGGGTCTACAAGGGAGGAGCAATAGTGCTGGCTACGCAGCTGGGGATAGGATATGGCTACGCATTGTTGTTCATGGCGCTTCCGGTTATAGTATATCTTATGTTAGGAGGGATGAGGAGCGCTGTCATCAATAACCTGTTTCTAGGCTCCTTAATGCTCATTGCAGCCGCCCTAACATTCACATACGTTATGGATAGCGTTGGAGGGCCTATCAATGGCCTGTTGAAAATCTCGAACATGACGATACTCGGCAAACCAGGCACGCTATGGTTGAAACTGGGTGGTATGGGACCTCCGCCAGCAATGGAAAAAGGGCTGGTGCCAACACTAATAATGAGCGTAACATTCTCTATAGGCATGGCTCAAATAGCCTTGCCCAATTTGTTGTTCCAGTTTTATGCGGCTAAAGATTCTAGAGCTATTTCGAGAGGGAGGATCATAGGACCTATACTTATATCATTGTATGCTATGCTAGTATTCTCACTTGGGATATATGCACATCTAATATTAGATCCCCACCTAAGTCCACAACAAATTTCGCAACTGATGAAGGATAGCGACTGGGTTATACCCAATATGGTGATGCTGATAGTGCCCGAAGGTATTAGAGGACTAATACTCTCAGCACCAATAGCAGCATCGCTATCCACAATAGCTGCGACCGTGCTCGCAATTTCAAATACCGTTATAAGAGATATAGTCTTGCTTAACAGAAGCCTAGAGGAGGAAACATTGATACGCTTATCCAAAGCTACTGTAGCTATTTTCGCTTTGTTACCACTACCAATAGCTTTAATAGACAACAAGTTGATTATAGACATTGTTAGTGCATCATTTGGAACTATCTTTGCGTGTTTCATCGGACCAGTGGTTCTAGGACTTTACTGGAGAAAATCAAGTAAAGAGGGGGCTGTAGCATCTATGATTGCAGGAGCTGTCACAGGAATAATCTGGTACATATATATGTACAGAACCACATGGATTCATCCAACAATACCAGCTGCAACAATCTCACTAGCACTATTTGTTGGATTGAGCATGCTAAGAAGGAATGGCATAGTATCTAAATCAAGATGAAATGAAATTCTGCGTGCAACACCTCAAAAACTCATTATCAATGTATTTACACATTAGTTTTCGCACATCTCGAAATGAAATCCCCCTCTTTTATCTTTTTCACAGCCTGCTTATACCCCATTCCAAACGCCTCTCTATTTATTGGGCCGAGCCTTTCTTCAACAACATCTTCAACCAGTGTAACTGGTATTATCTTCGATACATCCTCTATAGCCATGAAGGCTCCTAGCATAGCCATGTTAACAACGCGGCTATCATTCAGTTTTTCTACTATTTCCTCTACATTGATTAGAATAGAGTTTATTGGCAGCCTCTCCAGCACATTAACTATATCTTTTCTCGATGGAACATTCTCTATATATGGTGGAGGTATATATATATCTGCGACCAATAGCCATCCACATCTCTTTAGATGCCTAACAGATCTCAGCGCTTCAATCATCTCTAAAGACACTACTATATCTGCCGATGCCTGTGGGACTAGAGGTGCTTCAACATCTCCAATTCTAACAAAGAAGTCCACCATGCCCATTCTCTGAGACATTCCATGTGTTTCAGCTGTTATTATATTCAAACCTATTTTACTGCATGCAACACCTAGGATAGTGCCCATAGTGATTATTCCTTGTCCTCCAACGCCAGTAAAAACAACTTCTATCTTTACCCTCTCTTTGCTATTGCTTGGAATGGGCATATCTGGGCGCATACGCCACATCCACTACAAAGCGATTCTATTATACGTGGTTTATTGCCTTCTCCGATAACTATAGCTGGGCAAGCTAATATATTTGTACAAACGCTGCAACCAACACATCTGTTGCTATCAATAAAATATCTGTCTCTTGCCAAGCCCAGTCTTGTTGCTAGCAACGAGCAGACTCTTCTAGCAACCAAAACAGCTACGCCACCATCCATAGCAGCCTTGAGTCCAGTTTTAATGGACTCTATAGCTCTTCTAACATCATATGGATCGAAAACATCCACATAGTCGGCCCCCATAGCCTTTGCAACCTCTTCTATCAATATCTTCCTACCTTTTCCTCCCATAGCCGTCAAGCCTGTTCCAGGATGGGGCTGGAACCCAGTCATGGCAGTAGTCTCATTATCTAGCACAAGTACAAGCATTGGTGCTCTGTTATAGACAGCATTTAGCAGGGGTGGCAACCCAGCGTGAAAGAATGTTGAATCTCCTAGAATTGCAACCACCGGTCTGTTCTTTACAGTATGCGAGAAGCCGTTTGCAAGACCTATGCTTCCACCCATATTGGTTATTGTATCTTGTGCATTGAATGGGGGGTCGATGCCAAGACTATAACAACCTATATCACCACTATATATAGGGTCTACACCAAGCTCTCTAGCCGCCATTATCAAGGCATAGAACGTTGCTCTGTGGGGGCATCCAGGACATAGAATGGGTTTTCTAGGAGGAACATTGATAGGCACCTCAATTGGTTTTGGAGGACTCCAGCTTACACCAGCTATTTTTGCTATTGCCTCTGCAACTCTATCTATTGTTAGCTCTCCTCTTCTACCAAGATAGTCAGCTCCATGAACCTCTACATCGATATGTAAATCGAATAGAATGGACTTTAGCTGCATTTCGACAACAGGATCGGTTTCTTCAACAACCAGAATCTTCTCAATGCCATTCACAGCCTTTTCAACTAGTTTTCTTGGCAGGGGTACTGGCGTGGATACTTTCAAAATCTTTGCTTTTACACCAACAATTTTGAGGGCGTCTTTAGCATACAGGTATCCAATGCCAGAAGCTACAATAAGTATATTTGAGTTGCTATCATCGATTTTGTTGTATGGAAACTCTGCAAAGACATCCTCGATTTCTCTCCATCTCCTCAGAACATCTATTTTCATCTTCCTTGCATGTGCCGGCACAACAGCCCATTTCTGTGGCTCCCTAGGGAAAGAACCTACCGTTCTAGGGGGTCTTAAGGGGCCTAGTCTGACCAGCCCCCTAGCGTGACTCACTCTAGTAACACTTCTAAGTATTATTGGATGGCCCAGCTTCTCAGAGTATTCCAGCCCAAGATATGTCAGATCCTTTGCCTCTTGGGGGTTGGCAGGCTCCAAAACCGGTATATAGGCATGTAGACCAGTCCATCTGTTGTCTTGCTCGTTTTGGCTACTATGCATATAGGGATCATCGGCTGTAACAATTATGAAACCCGCCTTGACACCCGTATAAGCACTTGTCATCAGGGGGTCGGCAGCTACATTTAGACCAACATGCTTCATAGCTGTTAAGCTTGGTACACCACTCATTGCAGCAGCGTATGCCAATTCAAAAGCTGTTTTCTCGTTTACGCTCCACTCAACATATATCCCCAGATCGCTGGCAACACTAGCTAAAGACTCTATAATTTCGCTTGACGGTGTTCCCGGATATGCTGCTGCAACGCCAATGCCATGCTCTATAGCTCCTCTAGCTATAGCCTCGTTACCAAGTAGAAACGCTATTGAACCAGATTCTCCAAGAATAGTCTTTCTTTTTGGCAAAGCTACAACGCCCTCTTATCAACAACTACCCTTGGCTTTCCATCGAATCTTGGCAGAGTCCCAGGGTCGACAACCTCAACCTTTGGCGTAACCAATATAACCTCCCTCAACTCATACTCAAGCTTTTTAGCCAAAGCAATTTTGTCGTTTTCGCCTAATTTTGTTTTCGACTCGACCAAAACAGTCATCCTGTCTAATGAATCAACTCTGTCTATAACAATCTGGTAGTATGGGGCTACAAGGGGCTCTCTGAGGATAACCTCCTCAACGGCAGATGGCCACACATTCACCCCATTTATTATGAACATGTCGTCTGTTCTTCCTTGTATTCTGTCTATTTTGATGTGTGTTCTTCCGCATTGGCATTTGTTTTCGTCTATTATTCTCGATATGTCTCTTGTTCTATATCTTATTAGTGGCATTGCATCTTTTGTTAGTGTTGTGAATACTAGCTCCCCCTTCTCCTCAACATCCACAGGCTCACCAGTCTTCGGATCAACAACCTCAACAATAAAGTGATCCTCCCAAACATGAAGACCACTC comes from Ignisphaera sp. and encodes:
- a CDS encoding 2-oxoacid:acceptor oxidoreductase family protein, whose amino-acid sequence is MPIPSNSKERVKIEVVFTGVGGQGIITMGTILGVACSKIGLNIITAETHGMSQRMGMVDFFVRIGDVEAPLVPQASADIVVSLEMIEALRSVRHLKRCGWLLVADIYIPPPYIENVPSRKDIVNVLERLPINSILINVEEIVEKLNDSRVVNMAMLGAFMAIEDVSKIIPVTLVEDVVEERLGPINREAFGMGYKQAVKKIKEGDFISRCAKTNV
- the iorA gene encoding indolepyruvate ferredoxin oxidoreductase subunit alpha, with product MPKRKTILGESGSIAFLLGNEAIARGAIEHGIGVAAAYPGTPSSEIIESLASVASDLGIYVEWSVNEKTAFELAYAAAMSGVPSLTAMKHVGLNVAADPLMTSAYTGVKAGFIIVTADDPYMHSSQNEQDNRWTGLHAYIPVLEPANPQEAKDLTYLGLEYSEKLGHPIILRSVTRVSHARGLVRLGPLRPPRTVGSFPREPQKWAVVPAHARKMKIDVLRRWREIEDVFAEFPYNKIDDSNSNILIVASGIGYLYAKDALKIVGVKAKILKVSTPVPLPRKLVEKAVNGIEKILVVEETDPVVEMQLKSILFDLHIDVEVHGADYLGRRGELTIDRVAEAIAKIAGVSWSPPKPIEVPINVPPRKPILCPGCPHRATFYALIMAARELGVDPIYSGDIGCYSLGIDPPFNAQDTITNMGGSIGLANGFSHTVKNRPVVAILGDSTFFHAGLPPLLNAVYNRAPMLVLVLDNETTAMTGFQPHPGTGLTAMGGKGRKILIEEVAKAMGADYVDVFDPYDVRRAIESIKTGLKAAMDGGVAVLVARRVCSLLATRLGLARDRYFIDSNRCVGCSVCTNILACPAIVIGEGNKPRIIESLCSGCGVCAQICPFQAIAKRG